From a single Oreochromis niloticus isolate F11D_XX linkage group LG4, O_niloticus_UMD_NMBU, whole genome shotgun sequence genomic region:
- the col1a1a gene encoding collagen, type I, alpha 1a isoform X1, with the protein MFSFVDLRLALLLSAAVLLVRAQGEDDRTGKSCTLDGQVFADRDVWKPEPCQICVCDSGTVMCDEVICEDTTDCPNPIIPHDECCPICPDDGFQEPQTEGTVGARGPKGDRGLPGPPGRDGMPGQPGLPGPPGPPGPPGLGGNFSPQMSGGYDEKSPAMPVPGPMGPMGPRGPPGPPGSSGPQGFTGPPGEAGEPGSPGPMGPRGPAGPPGKNGEDGESGKPGRPGERGPPGPQGARGFPGTPGLPGIKGHRGFSGLDGAKGDTGPAGPKGEAGTPGENGTPGAMGPRGLPGERGRAGATGAAGARGNDGAAGAAGPPGPTGPAGPPGFPGGPGAKGDAGAQGGRGPEGPAGARGEPGNPGPAGPAGPAGNPGSDGAPGAKGAPGAAGVAGAPGFPGPRGPSGPQGAAGAPGPKGNTGEAGAPGSKGEAGAKGEAGAPGVQGPPGPPGEEGKRGARGEPGAAGARGGPGERGAPGGRGFPGSDGPAGPKGATGERGAPGLVGPKGATGEPGRTGEPGLPGAKGMTGSPGNPGPDGKIGPSGAPGQDGRPGPPGPGGARGQPGVMGFPGPKGAAGEAGKPGERGTMGPTGPAGPAGERGEQGPAGSPGFQGLPGPQGAVGETGKPGEQGVPGEAGAPGPAGARGDRGFPGERGAPGAIGPAGARGSPGASGNDGAKGDAGAPGTPGAQGPPGLQGMPGERGAAGLPGLRGNRGDQGPKGADGTPGKDGPRGLTGPIGLPGPAGSPGDKGEPGAQGPVGPSGARGPPGERGEAGPPGPAGFAGPPGADGQPGAKGEPGDNGAKGDSGPPGPAGPTGAPGPQGPVGNTGPKGARGPAGPPGATGFPGAAGRVGPPGPAGNAGPPGPPGPAGKEGPKGNRGETGPAGRPGELGAAGPPGPPGEKGSPGADGAPGSAGIPGPQGIAGQRGIVGLPGQRGERGFPGLAGPVGEPGKQGPSGPSGERGPPGPMGPPGLAGAPGEPGREGTPGNEGAAGRDGAPGPKGDRGESGPAGAPGAPGPPGAPGPVGPAGKTGDRGETGPAGPAGAAGPAGPRGPAGAPGLRGDKGETGEAGERGMKGHRGFTGMQGPPGPPGTSGESGPAGAAGPAGPRGPSGAAGAPGKDGVSGLPGPTGPPGPRGRSGEMGPAGPPGPPGPPGAPGAPGGGFDLGFMVQPQEKAPDPFRMYRADDANVLRDRDLEVDSTLKSLSQQIEQIRSPDGTRKNPARTCRDLKMCHPDWKSGEYWIDPDQGCTQDAIKVYCNMETGETCVSPTQREVAKKNWYISKNIKEKKHVWFGEAMNEGFQFEYGSEGSLPEDVNIQMTFLRLMSTEASQNITYHCKNSVAYMDAAAGNLKKALLLQGSNEIEIRAEGNSRFTYSVLEDGCTSHTGTWGKTVIDYKTSKTSRLPIIDIAPMDVGAPDQEFGFEVGPVCFL; encoded by the exons ATGTTCAGCTTTGTGGATTTGCGGCTGGCGCTGCTGCTCAGCGCAGCAGTGCTCCTGGTCAGAGCGCAGGGCGAGGACGACC GCACGGGCAAAAGCTGCACTCTGGACGGCCAGGTGTTTGCAGACCGGGATGTGTGGAAGCCGGAGCCATGTCAGATCTGTGTGTGCGACAGTGGCACAGTGATGTGCGATGAGGTCATCTGCGAGGATACAACGGACTGCCCCAACCCCATCATCCCCCACGACGAGTGCTGCCCCATCTGCCCCGATGACG GCTTCCAGGAGCCTCAGACTGAg GGAACCGTGGGAGCTCGTGGACCCAAGGGAGACAGG GGTCTTCCTGGTCCCCCTGGTAGAGATGGTATGCCTGGCCAGCCCGGACTGCCTGGACCTCCTGGCCCACCTGGACCCCCTGGCCTTGGTGGa aacTTCTCCCCTCAGATGTCCGGTGGCTACGATGAGAAATCTCCTGCCATGCCTGTGCCTGGACCCATG GGCCCAATGGGACCCCGTGGACCTCCTGGACCTCCTGGATCTAGC GGACCTCAGGGATTCACTGGCCCCCCTGGTGAGGCTGGAGAGCCCGGATCTCCT GGTCCCATGGGTCCCCGTGGACCTGCCGGCCCCCCTGGAAAGAACGGCGAGGAT GGTGAGTCTGGCAAACCAGGTCGCCCCGGTGAGCGTGGACCTCCTGGCCCTCAG ggAGCTCGTGGTTTCCCAGGAACCCCAGGTCTGCCTGGCATCAAGGGACATAGA GGATTCAGTGGCCTGGATGGTGCCAAGGGAGACACTGGCCCCGCTGGACCCAAG gGAGAGGCTGGCACCCCTGGTGAGAATGGAACCCCTGGTGCTATG GGACCTCGTGGTCTGCCTGGTGAGAGAGGCCGTGCTGGTGCTACTGGAGCCGCT GGAGCTCGTGGTAACGATGGcgctgctggtgctgctggacctccT GGTCCCACTGGCCCCGCTGGACCCCCTGGATTCCCCGGTGGCCCTGGAGCCAAG GGTGATGCTGGAGCTCAAGGTGGTCGTGGACCCGAGGGCCCTGCTGGAGCTCGTGGTGAGCCCGGAAACCCCGGACCTGCTGGCCCAGCTGGACCTGCC GGAAACCCTGGATCTGATGGAGCCCCCGGAGCTAAGGGAGCACCT GGTGCTGCTGGAGTTGCTGGAGCTCCTGGTTTCCCTGGACCCCGTGGACCCTCAGGACCTCAGGGTGCTGCTGGTGCCCCCGGACCCAAGGGTAACACT GGTGAGGCTGGTGCCCCAGGATCCAAGGGAGAGGCTGGTGCCAAGGGAGAGGCT GGTGCTCCAGGAGTTCAGGGACCCCCTGGACCTCCCGGTGAGGAGGGCAAGAGAGGAGCCAGAGGAGAGCCTGGTGCTGCAGGAGCCCGTGGCGGCCCtggagagaga GGTGCCCCTGGTGGTCGTGGTTTCCCTGGTTCTGATGGCCCTGCTGGACCCAAA GGTGCCACTGGTGAGCGTGGTGCCCCCGGTCTTGTTGGACCTAAAGGTGCCACTGGTGAGCCTGGCCGCACTGGTGAGCCTGGTCTGCCCGGAGCTAAG GGAATGACTGGCAGCCCTGGCAACCCTGGACCTGATGGCAAGATAGGACCTTCT GGAGCTCCTGGACAAGATGGCCGCCCTGGGCCTCCTGGCCCTGGTGGAGCTAGAGGCCAGCCTGGAGTCATGGGATTCCCTGGACCCAAGGGTGCTGCT gGTGAGGCTGGAAAGCCCGGTGAGAGAGGAACCATGGGACCTACTGGACCTGCT GGTCCTGCTGGTgagagaggagagcagggacCTGCTGGATCTCCTGGATTCCAGGGTCTTCCAGGACCCCAGGGAGCCGTTGGTGAGACTGGCAAGCCTGGAGAGCAG GGTGTACCCGGTGAAGCTGGAGCACCAGGACCCGCTGGAGCTAGA GGCGATAGAGGATTCCCTGGTGAGCGTGGTGCACCTGGGGCAATTGGACCTGCTGGTGCCCGTGGATCACCCGGAGCCTCTGGAAATGATGGTGCTAAG GGAGATGCTGGAGCCCCCGGTACTCCTGGAGCTCAGGGTCCTCCTGGACTGCAGGGAATGCCTGGTGAGCGCGGTGCCGCTGGTCTTCCAGGACTGAGAGGAAACAGA ggtGACCAAGGACCTAAGGGTGCTGATGGAACTCCTGGTAAGGATGGTCCTCGTGGTTTGACTGGTCCAATTGGACTTCCTGGACCTGCTGGCTCCCCAGGAGACAAGGGAGAGCCTGGTGCCCAAGGACCTGTTGGACCTTCTGGAGCCCGTGGACCCCCT GGCGAGCGTGGTGAAGCCGGACCACCTGGACCTGCTGGATTCGCTGGACCTCCT GGTGCTGACGGACAGCCTGGTGCTAAGGGAGAGCCTGGAGATAATGGTGCTAAGGGAGATTCTGGTCCTCCCGGACCTGCTGGACCCACTGGTGCTCCTGGACCTCAG GGTCCCGTTGGAAACACTGGCCCTAAGGGAGCCCGTGGACCTGCTGGACCTCCT GGTGCTACTGGCTTCCCTGGTGCTGCTGGCAGAGTTGGACCTCCCGGCCCCGCT GGTAACGCTGGACCTCCCGGACCTCCTGGACCAGCTGGCAAGGAGGGACCCAAAGGAAACCGTGGTGAGACTGGACCTGCTGGTCGCCCTGGTGAGTTGGGTGCTGCTGGACCCCCAGGACCTCCTGGAGAGAAGGGTAGCCCTGGTGCTGATGGTGCTCCC GGTAGTGCTGGTATTCCTGGACCTCAGGGTATTGCTGGACAGCGCGGTATTGTTGGTCTGCCTGGACAGAGAGGCGAGAGAGGCTTCCCTGGACTTGCCGGACCTGTT GGAGAGCCTGGAAAGCAAGGACCTAGTGGCCCAAGCGGTGAGCGTGGACCTCCCGGACCCATGGGACCCCCTGGCCTGGCCGGAGCCCCTGGAGAGCCTGGACGTGAG GGAACCCCTGGTAACGAGGGCGCAGCTGGTCGTGATGGAGCCCCTGGACCCAAG GGAGACCGTGGAGAGAGTGGCCCTGCCGGAGCCCCTGGTGCCCCTGGACCCCCTGGCGCCCCTGGACCTGTCGGCCCTGCTGGAAAGACTGGTGACCGTGGAGAGACT GGACCTGCTGGCCCTGCCGGCGCTGCTGGCCCTGCTGGACCTCGTGGCCCTGCT GGGGCTCCAGGACTTCGTGGTGACAAGGGAGAGACAGGAGAGGCTGGAGAGAGAGGCATGAAGGGACACAGAGGATTCACTGGCATGCAGGGACCTCCCGGACCTCCT GGAACTTCTGGAGAGTCTGGACCCgctggtgctgctggacccGCTGGCCCTAGA GGCCCTTCAGGAGCTGCTGGTGCTCCTGGTAAGGATGGTGTGAGCGGTCTGCCTGGACCCACTGGACCTCCTGGACCTCGTGGACGTTCTGGAGAGATGGGACCTGCT GGTCCTCCTGGACCTCCTGGACCTCCTGGAGCACCTGGTGCCCCTGGTGGTGGATTTGACCTTGGCTTCATGGTCCAGCCTCAGGAGAAGGCCCCTGATCCCTTCCGCATGTACCGTGCTGACGACGCTAACGTTCTCCGTGACCGTGATCTGGAGGTTGATAGCACCCTGAAGAGCCTGAGCCAGCAGATTGAGCAGATCCGCAGCCCTGATGGAACCCGCAAGAACCCAGCAAGAACCTGCAGGGACCTCAAGATGTGCCATCCTGACTGGAAGAGCG gTGAGTACTGGATTGACCCTGATCAGGGCTGCACTCAGGACGCCATCAAGGTCTACTGCAACATGGAGACCGGCGAGACCTGCGTATCCCCAACTCAGCGTGAGGTTGCCAAGAAGAACTGGTACATCAGCAAGAACATCAAGGAGAAGAAGCACGTCTGGTTCGGAGAGGCTATGAATGAAGGCTTCCAG TTCGAGTATGGCAGTGAGGGCTCTCTGCCAGAGGATGTCAACATCCAGATGACCTTCCTGCGTCTCATGTCCACTGAGGCATCCCAGAACATTACCTACCACTGCAAGAACAGCGTCGCCTACATGGACGCCGCCGCTGGCAACCTCAAGAAGGCCCTCCTGCTCCAGGGCTCCAACGAGATTGAGATCAGAGCCGAGGGCAACAGCCGCTTCACCTACAGCGTCCTTGAGGATGGATGCACG TCACACACCGGTACATGGGGCAAGACAGTCATTGACTACAAGACATCGAAAACATCTCGCCTGCCCATCATTGATATCGCTCCTATGGACGTTGGTGCTCCAGACCAAGAGTTTGGCTTTGAAGTTGGACCTGTCTGTTTCTTGTAA
- the col1a1a gene encoding collagen, type I, alpha 1a isoform X2 gives MFSFVDLRLALLLSAAVLLVRAQGEDDRTGKSCTLDGQVFADRDVWKPEPCQICVCDSGTVMCDEVICEDTTDCPNPIIPHDECCPICPDDGFQEPQTEGTVGARGPKGDRGLPGPPGRDGMPGQPGLPGPPGPPGPPGLGGNFSPQMSGGYDEKSPAMPVPGPMGPMGPRGPPGPPGSSGPQGFTGPPGEAGEPGSPGPMGPRGPAGPPGKNGEDGESGKPGRPGERGPPGPQGARGFPGTPGLPGIKGHRGFSGLDGAKGDTGPAGPKGEAGTPGENGTPGAMGPRGLPGERGRAGATGAAGARGNDGAAGAAGPPGPTGPAGPPGFPGGPGAKGDAGAQGGRGPEGPAGARGEPGNPGPAGPAGPAGNPGSDGAPGAKGAPGAAGVAGAPGFPGPRGPSGPQGAAGAPGPKGNTGEAGAPGSKGEAGAKGEAGAPGVQGPPGPPGEEGKRGARGEPGAAGARGGPGERGAPGGRGFPGSDGPAGPKGATGERGAPGLVGPKGATGEPGRTGEPGLPGAKGMTGSPGNPGPDGKIGPSGAPGQDGRPGPPGPGGARGQPGVMGFPGPKGAAGEAGKPGERGTMGPTGPAGAPGKDGDVGAQGPPGPAGPAGERGEQGPAGSPGFQGLPGPQGAVGETGKPGEQGVPGEAGAPGPAGARGDRGFPGERGAPGAIGPAGARGSPGASGNDGAKGDAGAPGTPGAQGPPGLQGMPGERGAAGLPGLRGNRGDQGPKGADGTPGKDGPRGLTGPIGLPGPAGSPGDKGEPGAQGPVGPSGARGPPGERGEAGPPGPAGFAGPPGATGFPGAAGRVGPPGPAGNAGPPGPPGPAGKEGPKGNRGETGPAGRPGELGAAGPPGPPGEKGSPGADGAPGSAGIPGPQGIAGQRGIVGLPGQRGERGFPGLAGPVGEPGKQGPSGPSGERGPPGPMGPPGLAGAPGEPGREGTPGNEGAAGRDGAPGPKGDRGESGPAGAPGAPGPPGAPGPVGPAGKTGDRGETGPAGPAGAAGPAGPRGPAGAPGLRGDKGETGEAGERGMKGHRGFTGMQGPPGPPGTSGESGPAGAAGPAGPRGPSGAAGAPGKDGVSGLPGPTGPPGPRGRSGEMGPAGPPGPPGPPGAPGAPGGGFDLGFMVQPQEKAPDPFRMYRADDANVLRDRDLEVDSTLKSLSQQIEQIRSPDGTRKNPARTCRDLKMCHPDWKSGEYWIDPDQGCTQDAIKVYCNMETGETCVSPTQREVAKKNWYISKNIKEKKHVWFGEAMNEGFQFEYGSEGSLPEDVNIQMTFLRLMSTEASQNITYHCKNSVAYMDAAAGNLKKALLLQGSNEIEIRAEGNSRFTYSVLEDGCTSHTGTWGKTVIDYKTSKTSRLPIIDIAPMDVGAPDQEFGFEVGPVCFL, from the exons ATGTTCAGCTTTGTGGATTTGCGGCTGGCGCTGCTGCTCAGCGCAGCAGTGCTCCTGGTCAGAGCGCAGGGCGAGGACGACC GCACGGGCAAAAGCTGCACTCTGGACGGCCAGGTGTTTGCAGACCGGGATGTGTGGAAGCCGGAGCCATGTCAGATCTGTGTGTGCGACAGTGGCACAGTGATGTGCGATGAGGTCATCTGCGAGGATACAACGGACTGCCCCAACCCCATCATCCCCCACGACGAGTGCTGCCCCATCTGCCCCGATGACG GCTTCCAGGAGCCTCAGACTGAg GGAACCGTGGGAGCTCGTGGACCCAAGGGAGACAGG GGTCTTCCTGGTCCCCCTGGTAGAGATGGTATGCCTGGCCAGCCCGGACTGCCTGGACCTCCTGGCCCACCTGGACCCCCTGGCCTTGGTGGa aacTTCTCCCCTCAGATGTCCGGTGGCTACGATGAGAAATCTCCTGCCATGCCTGTGCCTGGACCCATG GGCCCAATGGGACCCCGTGGACCTCCTGGACCTCCTGGATCTAGC GGACCTCAGGGATTCACTGGCCCCCCTGGTGAGGCTGGAGAGCCCGGATCTCCT GGTCCCATGGGTCCCCGTGGACCTGCCGGCCCCCCTGGAAAGAACGGCGAGGAT GGTGAGTCTGGCAAACCAGGTCGCCCCGGTGAGCGTGGACCTCCTGGCCCTCAG ggAGCTCGTGGTTTCCCAGGAACCCCAGGTCTGCCTGGCATCAAGGGACATAGA GGATTCAGTGGCCTGGATGGTGCCAAGGGAGACACTGGCCCCGCTGGACCCAAG gGAGAGGCTGGCACCCCTGGTGAGAATGGAACCCCTGGTGCTATG GGACCTCGTGGTCTGCCTGGTGAGAGAGGCCGTGCTGGTGCTACTGGAGCCGCT GGAGCTCGTGGTAACGATGGcgctgctggtgctgctggacctccT GGTCCCACTGGCCCCGCTGGACCCCCTGGATTCCCCGGTGGCCCTGGAGCCAAG GGTGATGCTGGAGCTCAAGGTGGTCGTGGACCCGAGGGCCCTGCTGGAGCTCGTGGTGAGCCCGGAAACCCCGGACCTGCTGGCCCAGCTGGACCTGCC GGAAACCCTGGATCTGATGGAGCCCCCGGAGCTAAGGGAGCACCT GGTGCTGCTGGAGTTGCTGGAGCTCCTGGTTTCCCTGGACCCCGTGGACCCTCAGGACCTCAGGGTGCTGCTGGTGCCCCCGGACCCAAGGGTAACACT GGTGAGGCTGGTGCCCCAGGATCCAAGGGAGAGGCTGGTGCCAAGGGAGAGGCT GGTGCTCCAGGAGTTCAGGGACCCCCTGGACCTCCCGGTGAGGAGGGCAAGAGAGGAGCCAGAGGAGAGCCTGGTGCTGCAGGAGCCCGTGGCGGCCCtggagagaga GGTGCCCCTGGTGGTCGTGGTTTCCCTGGTTCTGATGGCCCTGCTGGACCCAAA GGTGCCACTGGTGAGCGTGGTGCCCCCGGTCTTGTTGGACCTAAAGGTGCCACTGGTGAGCCTGGCCGCACTGGTGAGCCTGGTCTGCCCGGAGCTAAG GGAATGACTGGCAGCCCTGGCAACCCTGGACCTGATGGCAAGATAGGACCTTCT GGAGCTCCTGGACAAGATGGCCGCCCTGGGCCTCCTGGCCCTGGTGGAGCTAGAGGCCAGCCTGGAGTCATGGGATTCCCTGGACCCAAGGGTGCTGCT gGTGAGGCTGGAAAGCCCGGTGAGAGAGGAACCATGGGACCTACTGGACCTGCT GGTGCACCTGGAAAGGATGGTGATGTTGGCGCACAGGGACCTCCTGGACCTGCT GGTCCTGCTGGTgagagaggagagcagggacCTGCTGGATCTCCTGGATTCCAGGGTCTTCCAGGACCCCAGGGAGCCGTTGGTGAGACTGGCAAGCCTGGAGAGCAG GGTGTACCCGGTGAAGCTGGAGCACCAGGACCCGCTGGAGCTAGA GGCGATAGAGGATTCCCTGGTGAGCGTGGTGCACCTGGGGCAATTGGACCTGCTGGTGCCCGTGGATCACCCGGAGCCTCTGGAAATGATGGTGCTAAG GGAGATGCTGGAGCCCCCGGTACTCCTGGAGCTCAGGGTCCTCCTGGACTGCAGGGAATGCCTGGTGAGCGCGGTGCCGCTGGTCTTCCAGGACTGAGAGGAAACAGA ggtGACCAAGGACCTAAGGGTGCTGATGGAACTCCTGGTAAGGATGGTCCTCGTGGTTTGACTGGTCCAATTGGACTTCCTGGACCTGCTGGCTCCCCAGGAGACAAGGGAGAGCCTGGTGCCCAAGGACCTGTTGGACCTTCTGGAGCCCGTGGACCCCCT GGCGAGCGTGGTGAAGCCGGACCACCTGGACCTGCTGGATTCGCTGGACCTCCT GGTGCTACTGGCTTCCCTGGTGCTGCTGGCAGAGTTGGACCTCCCGGCCCCGCT GGTAACGCTGGACCTCCCGGACCTCCTGGACCAGCTGGCAAGGAGGGACCCAAAGGAAACCGTGGTGAGACTGGACCTGCTGGTCGCCCTGGTGAGTTGGGTGCTGCTGGACCCCCAGGACCTCCTGGAGAGAAGGGTAGCCCTGGTGCTGATGGTGCTCCC GGTAGTGCTGGTATTCCTGGACCTCAGGGTATTGCTGGACAGCGCGGTATTGTTGGTCTGCCTGGACAGAGAGGCGAGAGAGGCTTCCCTGGACTTGCCGGACCTGTT GGAGAGCCTGGAAAGCAAGGACCTAGTGGCCCAAGCGGTGAGCGTGGACCTCCCGGACCCATGGGACCCCCTGGCCTGGCCGGAGCCCCTGGAGAGCCTGGACGTGAG GGAACCCCTGGTAACGAGGGCGCAGCTGGTCGTGATGGAGCCCCTGGACCCAAG GGAGACCGTGGAGAGAGTGGCCCTGCCGGAGCCCCTGGTGCCCCTGGACCCCCTGGCGCCCCTGGACCTGTCGGCCCTGCTGGAAAGACTGGTGACCGTGGAGAGACT GGACCTGCTGGCCCTGCCGGCGCTGCTGGCCCTGCTGGACCTCGTGGCCCTGCT GGGGCTCCAGGACTTCGTGGTGACAAGGGAGAGACAGGAGAGGCTGGAGAGAGAGGCATGAAGGGACACAGAGGATTCACTGGCATGCAGGGACCTCCCGGACCTCCT GGAACTTCTGGAGAGTCTGGACCCgctggtgctgctggacccGCTGGCCCTAGA GGCCCTTCAGGAGCTGCTGGTGCTCCTGGTAAGGATGGTGTGAGCGGTCTGCCTGGACCCACTGGACCTCCTGGACCTCGTGGACGTTCTGGAGAGATGGGACCTGCT GGTCCTCCTGGACCTCCTGGACCTCCTGGAGCACCTGGTGCCCCTGGTGGTGGATTTGACCTTGGCTTCATGGTCCAGCCTCAGGAGAAGGCCCCTGATCCCTTCCGCATGTACCGTGCTGACGACGCTAACGTTCTCCGTGACCGTGATCTGGAGGTTGATAGCACCCTGAAGAGCCTGAGCCAGCAGATTGAGCAGATCCGCAGCCCTGATGGAACCCGCAAGAACCCAGCAAGAACCTGCAGGGACCTCAAGATGTGCCATCCTGACTGGAAGAGCG gTGAGTACTGGATTGACCCTGATCAGGGCTGCACTCAGGACGCCATCAAGGTCTACTGCAACATGGAGACCGGCGAGACCTGCGTATCCCCAACTCAGCGTGAGGTTGCCAAGAAGAACTGGTACATCAGCAAGAACATCAAGGAGAAGAAGCACGTCTGGTTCGGAGAGGCTATGAATGAAGGCTTCCAG TTCGAGTATGGCAGTGAGGGCTCTCTGCCAGAGGATGTCAACATCCAGATGACCTTCCTGCGTCTCATGTCCACTGAGGCATCCCAGAACATTACCTACCACTGCAAGAACAGCGTCGCCTACATGGACGCCGCCGCTGGCAACCTCAAGAAGGCCCTCCTGCTCCAGGGCTCCAACGAGATTGAGATCAGAGCCGAGGGCAACAGCCGCTTCACCTACAGCGTCCTTGAGGATGGATGCACG TCACACACCGGTACATGGGGCAAGACAGTCATTGACTACAAGACATCGAAAACATCTCGCCTGCCCATCATTGATATCGCTCCTATGGACGTTGGTGCTCCAGACCAAGAGTTTGGCTTTGAAGTTGGACCTGTCTGTTTCTTGTAA